A stretch of the Papaver somniferum cultivar HN1 chromosome 6, ASM357369v1, whole genome shotgun sequence genome encodes the following:
- the LOC113290358 gene encoding uncharacterized protein LOC113290358, which translates to MSAVVNKAWMNEPDIFSKTYRDGVKFFMNYAATYDNSDTTCSCPCSKCQNGKRWEMWEVRKHLSEKGIDRSYVVWFFHGEKEGDSTIRRPSGNFIPTEMNDEQAREGVIEDLGSFVDAAYGDFDRGDGVSCNEEVETEEFVPEPDLGKRYYRYKQLSEDKLYPGCNTSILAAIVELHNVKKTYKISANCVNSLLGVIKGWLPKGNNLPVKYTAMKSMLKDPGMKEKSIHMCENHCILYYKENEDLTSCPECLAPRYKVKVDKFGEELSSNEPSKVLRYFPLGPRLKRLYTVPWIARAMTWHDRAEVSSDYMRHPVDSSQWDLVKKKFPEFANEGRNVWLGIATDGFNPHGMQSLNYSCWPVIVVVYNLPPSLCMKPEFQIMMMLIPGPKAPGQDIDVCLRVLVDELKDLFENGISAFDTHKEESFQLRATLMFGIHDLPAQGNMSGCTTHGYFACVHCADKTRSAYLLYARKNVYPNYRIYLRGNHPLRKGENLGLETNETKNAPKRLSGKKSLEKLANVTYKPGKLVVRSKALKRKRYDPDADDDPYGDGVDEELTGAFYKESIFWELKTYRILYFRHCVDVMHTEKNVMEHILETIFDIGNKSMKSWNARDELNKLGLHCGQWTTSKPGSAVSGKPIFVLSKAEKESFCKILKDLKFPFGFASNLSNNVNTKNSSFSNFKSHEYHVIMEYLLPVCLQHAFPKHPELRRALHQCSPHGSFG; encoded by the exons ATGTCGGCTGTTgtgaataaagcttggatgaatgaaCCAGACATATTTAGCAAAACATATAGAGATGGGGTTAAATTTTTTATGAATTATGCAGCTACATATGATAATTCGGACACAACATGTTCTTGCCCATGCTCTAAGTGTCAAAATGGGAAACGTTGGGAAATGTGGGAAGTGAGGAAACATCTTTCTGAGAAGGGTATTGATAGGAGTTATGTTGTTTGGTTCTTTCATGGAGAAAAAGAGGGTGATAGTACGATAAGACGTCCAAGTGGTAATTTTATACCAACTGAAATGAATGATGAGCAAGCTAGAGAAGGTGTAATAGAAGATTTGGGTTCCTTTGTCGATGCTGCTTATGGAGATTTTGATCGGGGTGATGGTGTTAGTTGTAATGAAGAAGTTGAAACTGAAGAATTTGTTCCTGAACCAGATTTGGGGAAGCGATATTACAGGTACAAACAGTTGTCTGAAGACAAGTTGTATCCTGGTTGTAATACTAGCATCCTAGCTGCAATTGTGGAGCTGCACAATGTGAAGAAAACATATAAGATTTCAGCTAACTGTGTAAATAGTTTGTTGGGTGTGATAAAGGGTTGGTTGCCGAAAGGAAACAATTTGCCAGTAAAATACACAGCGATGAAGTCGATGCTCAAAGATCCGGGGATGAAAGAAAAGTCGATTCATATGTGTGAGAATCATTGTATTTTGTATTACAAAGAGAATGAAGATTTGACAAGCTGCCCGGAATGCCTCGCACCAAGATATAAGGTTAAGGTTGATAAATTTGGGGAAGAGCTTTCATCGAACGAGCCTTCCAAGGTATTGAGATATTTTCCCCTTGGGCCAAGGCTCAAGAGATTATATACGGTACCTTGGATAGCACGTGCAATGACATGGCACGATCGAGCAGAAGTTTCTTCAGATTATATGCGTCATCCGGTTGATTCATCTCAATGGGatttagtgaagaagaagtttcCTGAGTTCGCAAATGAGGGCAgaaatgtttggcttggaattgcaaCTGATGGATTTAATCCTCATGGTATGCAGTCTCTGAATTATAGTTGTTGGCCTGTGATAGTGGTTGTGTACAATCTTCCTCCTTCCTTGTGCATGAAACCTGAGTTCCAAATCATGATGATGTTGATTCCTGGGCCTAAGGCACCGGGGCAAGATATTGATGTATGTCTCCGTGTGCTAGTAGACGAGCTGAAAGATCTGTTTGAGAATGGGATATCAGCTTTTGATACACACAAAGAAGAATCGTTTCAGCTGAGGGCTACTTTAATGTTTGGTATTCATGACTTGCCAGCACAAGGTAATATGTCTGGATGTACCACGCACGGCTATTTTGCATGTGTACATTGTGCAGACAAGACTCGAAGTGCGTATCTGTTATACGCAAGAAAGAATGTTTACCCTAATTATCGGATATACCTCAGGGGTAATCATCCTTTAAGGAAGGGAGAGAACTTGGGATTAGAAACTAATGAAACTAAAAATGCTCCAAAGCGACTGTCAGGAAAGAAGTCGTTGGAGAAACTAGCAAATGTGACTTACAAACCTGGTAAATTGGTAGTAAGAAGCAAGGCGCTGAAAAGAAAGAGATATGATCCCGATGCCGATGATGATCCTTATGGCGATGGTGTTGACGAAGAACTTACCGGTGCATTCTATAAGGAGTCCATCTTTTGGGAACTGAAGACCTATCGTATCCTGTATTTCCGTCATTGTGTAGATGTAATGCACACTGAGAAGAATGTAATGGAGCATATACTTGAGACgatctttgatattggtaataagTCTATGAAATCGTGGAATGCAAGGGATGAATTGAATAAGCTTGGCTTGCATTGTGGACAGTGGACTACCAGTAAACCTGGGAGCGCAGTTTCTGGAAAACCAATATTTGTCTTAAGCAAAGCTGAGAAGGAATCATTTTGCAAGATTCTTAAAGACCTCAAATTCCCTTTTGGTTTTGCGTCGAACCTGAGCAACAATGTTAATACAAAGAATTCAAGTTTCAGTAACTTCAAATCCCATGAATATCACGTCATTATGGAGTATTTGCTACCTGTTTGTCTTCAGCATGCTTTTCCAAAGCACCCTGAACTGCGTCGCGCACTTCACCAG TGTTCACCTCATGGTTCATTTGGCTGA